A window of Phyllobacterium sp. T1293 contains these coding sequences:
- a CDS encoding glycosyltransferase family 2 protein, whose product MTDLTVVIPVYNESGNIGALVTEINQALSGVAAYEILIVDDGSADGSAEEALNAGRHIRVLRHTKRTGKSRALVSGFQAAKGKWVATLDGDGQNNPSDLAQLWARIEKSQPVLFAGVRKRRNDGVVKLLTSKSANFIRKRLLRDNCRDAGCGFKVLPANIAKGLPYFDNMHRFLPALSIRAGLPVIEVDVEDRPRLAGVSKYGFFDRAAVAFLDTVGVFWLIRRYSDPGVVNEMNSAES is encoded by the coding sequence ATGACCGACCTGACAGTCGTAATCCCTGTCTACAATGAATCGGGAAATATCGGTGCGCTTGTCACTGAAATCAATCAGGCCCTTTCGGGTGTCGCAGCCTATGAAATACTGATTGTTGACGATGGGTCCGCCGATGGTTCAGCCGAGGAGGCTTTGAATGCGGGCCGTCATATCAGGGTTTTGCGGCATACGAAGCGGACGGGCAAATCCAGAGCGCTGGTGAGCGGATTTCAGGCAGCAAAAGGAAAATGGGTTGCGACGCTTGATGGCGATGGACAGAACAACCCGTCGGACCTTGCACAACTTTGGGCACGCATTGAAAAATCTCAACCGGTGCTTTTTGCCGGTGTCAGGAAGCGGCGTAATGACGGCGTGGTAAAACTGCTGACATCGAAATCCGCAAATTTCATACGCAAGCGCCTGCTCCGGGATAATTGCCGGGATGCGGGGTGTGGTTTCAAGGTTTTACCAGCCAATATCGCGAAGGGATTGCCCTATTTCGACAATATGCATCGCTTCCTCCCGGCACTCTCAATTCGGGCGGGATTGCCTGTGATCGAGGTCGACGTGGAAGATCGCCCGCGTCTGGCCGGAGTGTCGAAATATGGCTTCTTTGATCGCGCTGCTGTGGCTTTTCTGGATACGGTCGGTGTCTTCTGGCTTATCCGTCGCTATTCTGATCCGGGAGTGGTGAATGAGATGAATAGCGCTGAAAGCTGA
- a CDS encoding glycosyltransferase family 39 protein, giving the protein MINWTYLARQIPIAIVCYTVGVIALRLALSPFLDIDEAQFVGSVDFSWIYGNSHPPLYNWLVRLALDLTGWNWVVATVTVRLCLLGLYHWLSFDTARRLGGDRAGVLALAASALLPQIVWMSIQTTAHTLLVIVASIGIIHALTLIRSGRGYTAYIWLGVWAAIGGLAKYNFFIFLFSFLIACALNPTIRRQIFRKPAWISLAIFVVALSPIVIASLNAPLAATAGRMAKLNHPIPMLQPFDLPWFGIDGVLSLVISAFLWSGPALLIFLIGRRKDDPKPAPDGDVDMRKVLFRTVVIGLTAFGLIVLFADYHSVAERYMAPILAPTAILLALYFPQKYGARNLLVISAGFYILAPIAFAIVMLFGAERLSTPFDAVAGAIRAQNSAPARIAADRQDDAANVAVQLKWPPAKGSADDIVLIWRGGDAPNKDTLERLPVDAVAVGPITRVVGPLRNFSGRTRTFSFQRYSSHSPLPDQNSDG; this is encoded by the coding sequence ATGATCAACTGGACATATCTCGCCCGGCAAATACCCATTGCCATAGTGTGCTACACAGTAGGTGTCATCGCGTTGAGGCTGGCACTATCGCCGTTTCTCGATATTGATGAAGCGCAGTTTGTAGGTTCGGTTGATTTTTCCTGGATTTACGGCAACTCACACCCACCGCTTTACAACTGGCTTGTCCGGCTGGCGCTTGACCTGACCGGCTGGAACTGGGTTGTCGCAACCGTCACCGTCCGTCTTTGCCTGCTTGGTCTTTACCACTGGCTTTCATTCGATACAGCACGCCGTCTGGGCGGAGATCGCGCAGGAGTATTGGCCCTTGCAGCCTCGGCTTTGCTGCCTCAAATCGTGTGGATGTCGATCCAGACAACCGCACATACACTTCTGGTGATTGTCGCGTCCATCGGCATCATTCATGCCCTGACGTTGATCCGCTCGGGACGAGGTTACACCGCTTATATCTGGCTTGGCGTTTGGGCTGCGATCGGCGGACTGGCAAAATATAACTTCTTCATATTCCTCTTCAGTTTTTTGATCGCTTGTGCGCTGAACCCCACCATTCGCCGTCAGATCTTCCGCAAGCCGGCATGGATTTCCCTCGCCATTTTTGTGGTCGCCTTGAGTCCCATCGTCATTGCATCTCTTAACGCGCCATTGGCTGCAACGGCGGGACGTATGGCCAAACTCAACCATCCGATCCCGATGCTACAGCCATTCGATCTCCCATGGTTTGGGATAGACGGTGTTCTCAGCCTCGTTATTTCGGCATTTCTCTGGTCTGGCCCGGCTCTCCTGATCTTTTTGATCGGACGGCGCAAGGACGATCCAAAGCCCGCGCCGGACGGCGACGTTGATATGAGAAAAGTGCTCTTTCGCACGGTTGTCATCGGTTTGACGGCTTTTGGTCTGATTGTCCTTTTTGCCGATTATCATTCGGTGGCAGAGCGCTACATGGCACCCATTCTGGCGCCAACCGCTATACTGCTGGCACTTTATTTCCCGCAAAAATACGGTGCGCGAAATCTGCTGGTCATATCCGCAGGATTTTACATTCTCGCACCAATAGCCTTTGCCATTGTCATGCTGTTTGGTGCCGAACGCCTGTCCACACCGTTTGATGCCGTTGCAGGGGCTATTCGCGCGCAGAATTCAGCCCCTGCACGTATTGCGGCAGACAGACAGGACGACGCAGCCAATGTAGCGGTCCAGTTAAAATGGCCGCCAGCGAAGGGCAGTGCAGACGATATCGTTCTCATCTGGCGCGGCGGCGATGCACCGAACAAGGATACGCTTGAGCGATTACCGGTAGATGCTGTTGCGGTCGGCCCGATCACAAGGGTTGTCGGCCCGTTGAGGAACTTCAGCGGTCGAACGAGAACTTTCAGCTTTCAGCGCTATTCATCTCATTCACCACTCCCGGATCAGAATAGCGACGGATAA
- a CDS encoding DUF1328 domain-containing protein → MLYYAVVFLIIALVAGVLGFGGIAGASVGIAKIIFFVFLALLVISLIAGLLRKA, encoded by the coding sequence ATGCTTTATTATGCAGTCGTTTTTCTGATTATTGCCCTTGTGGCAGGTGTATTGGGCTTTGGCGGAATTGCTGGCGCTTCTGTCGGTATTGCAAAGATTATCTTCTTTGTATTCTTGGCGCTGCTGGTGATTTCCCTGATTGCAGGGCTCCTTCGCAAAGCCTAG
- a CDS encoding response regulator, translating to MSLSTRIAPHLPYLRRFARAITGSQSSGDAYVAATLEILISDVSLFPETSSDRVSLYKLLIKHFNSVNVRPLELQSEFGWEKHAAANLTAIAPRARQAFLLISLEGFSQAETLDILDIDEQELYGLLDEASVGISKQIATDIMIIEDEPLIAMDIEHMVESLGHRVVGIARTRDEAIKLYAQTHPSMILADIQLADGSSGIDAVNNILSQDAVPVIFITAFPERLLTGERPEPTFLVTKPFNPDMVKALITQALFFKESSKAKA from the coding sequence ATGTCATTGTCCACTCGGATCGCTCCTCATCTGCCCTACCTTCGTCGTTTTGCTCGTGCCATTACCGGTTCGCAGTCCTCCGGTGATGCCTATGTGGCGGCCACACTTGAAATTCTCATCAGCGATGTCTCCCTTTTCCCTGAAACATCATCTGATCGCGTCAGTCTCTACAAGCTGCTGATCAAGCATTTCAACTCGGTCAATGTGCGCCCCCTCGAACTGCAATCAGAATTCGGTTGGGAAAAGCATGCCGCAGCGAATCTGACGGCCATCGCACCACGGGCGCGGCAGGCTTTCCTTCTCATCAGCCTTGAAGGATTCAGTCAGGCCGAAACACTGGATATCCTGGATATTGATGAGCAGGAACTCTATGGCCTGCTCGATGAGGCTTCTGTCGGCATCTCCAAGCAGATTGCCACCGATATCATGATCATCGAGGATGAGCCGTTAATCGCCATGGATATCGAACACATGGTTGAAAGCCTGGGCCACCGGGTCGTCGGGATTGCCCGTACCCGGGATGAGGCGATCAAGCTATATGCCCAGACCCATCCCAGCATGATCCTTGCAGACATCCAGTTGGCCGACGGTAGTTCGGGTATCGATGCCGTGAACAATATCCTTAGCCAGGATGCTGTTCCTGTTATCTTCATCACTGCATTTCCGGAACGGCTGCTGACTGGTGAACGGCCGGAGCCAACCTTCCTTGTCACCAAGCCTTTTAATCCTGATATGGTCAAGGCATTGATTACACAGGCATTGTTCTTCAAGGAAAGCAGCAAGGCAAAGGCATAA
- a CDS encoding NepR family anti-sigma factor, whose protein sequence is MNANKSLSDGPDKGRVRRRDVRNAESEIGLKLRALYASVQEEEIPVRFLDLLEKLDEAERNHAQSSK, encoded by the coding sequence ATGAACGCAAACAAAAGTCTCTCCGACGGCCCTGACAAGGGACGCGTCCGCCGCCGCGACGTCAGAAACGCGGAATCAGAAATCGGTTTAAAGCTTCGAGCACTTTATGCCTCTGTTCAGGAGGAGGAAATCCCTGTGCGATTTCTGGACCTTTTGGAAAAGCTCGACGAAGCTGAACGCAACCATGCTCAGTCGTCAAAATAA
- a CDS encoding RNA polymerase sigma factor, with the protein MVHESPDFKRNLIASLPKLRAFAVSLIGNPDRADDLVQDTIMKAWAKQDSFEAGTNIKAWLFTILRNEFYSQMRKRGREVQDSDGIFTEQLSVHPAQYGSLDLQDFRKALEKLPDDQREAIILVGASGFSYEEAADICECAVGTIKSRVSRARTRLQELLDVQGEVDYGPDSISTQVTSNKFA; encoded by the coding sequence ATGGTACATGAATCTCCTGATTTCAAGAGAAATCTGATTGCGTCGCTGCCCAAGCTGCGTGCTTTTGCCGTATCGCTGATCGGCAACCCCGATCGCGCCGATGACCTTGTCCAGGACACGATCATGAAGGCGTGGGCCAAACAGGATTCTTTTGAGGCCGGTACCAACATCAAGGCTTGGCTGTTCACAATCCTGCGCAATGAATTTTATAGCCAGATGCGCAAACGCGGGCGTGAAGTGCAGGATTCCGACGGAATTTTCACTGAACAGCTCTCTGTGCATCCGGCACAATATGGATCACTCGATTTGCAGGATTTTCGCAAGGCTCTGGAAAAACTGCCCGATGATCAGCGCGAGGCAATTATTCTTGTTGGTGCATCCGGCTTTTCCTATGAGGAAGCGGCCGATATTTGCGAATGCGCTGTCGGAACGATCAAGAGCCGGGTGAGCCGTGCGAGAACGCGATTGCAGGAGCTTCTTGATGTGCAGGGCGAGGTGGATTACGGACCCGACTCTATCTCCACGCAGGTTACTTCAAACAAATTTGCCTGA
- a CDS encoding response regulator, with product MELTGKRLLVLDDEFLIGLELERIAEECGAKSVHVVSTVAELLFWVQSGQPCDIAILEVQARGASSFEAAMLLQRQGTPIVFATAYDQQRSGITGFANVPVVLKPYGKTQILQAVAAAFSKPSPMPQETNEDDISGKFV from the coding sequence ATGGAATTAACCGGCAAGCGACTTCTCGTTCTGGACGATGAATTTCTGATAGGACTGGAGCTGGAACGCATCGCCGAAGAGTGCGGTGCGAAATCTGTTCACGTGGTTTCAACCGTTGCAGAACTGCTTTTCTGGGTCCAGAGCGGGCAGCCATGCGACATCGCCATTCTTGAGGTTCAGGCCCGAGGCGCTTCATCGTTCGAAGCAGCAATGCTTTTGCAACGACAGGGCACCCCTATTGTCTTCGCCACCGCCTATGACCAGCAAAGGAGTGGCATTACAGGCTTTGCCAATGTTCCTGTCGTTCTGAAACCCTATGGCAAGACCCAGATCCTGCAGGCAGTAGCAGCCGCATTTTCCAAGCCATCGCCAATGCCTCAAGAGACAAATGAGGATGATATTTCAGGCAAATTTGTTTGA
- a CDS encoding Crp/Fnr family transcriptional regulator, translating into MKTSSASTVRQFPCEKCPLQDFPHFQPHDKEEVTFLSGFKSGELVADAGTTFLVEGANSAHLFTVLSGWAFRYKTLEDGRRQILNYVLPGDLIGLQGSLMKEMQHSIEAMSPVILCVFQRDKLPNLFRNFPSLAYDITWLASREEQMLDEILLSVGRRSALERAAYLFAFIFQRAKSVGMVKNNKLFVPLRQQHVADTLGLSIVHTNKTLKKLAARGALRWVDRGCEVLDEAMLLDISGWQGLPKVQRPFI; encoded by the coding sequence ATGAAAACAAGCTCAGCTTCAACGGTGCGGCAATTCCCTTGCGAAAAATGTCCCTTGCAGGATTTTCCGCATTTTCAACCGCATGACAAGGAAGAGGTGACGTTTCTGTCTGGCTTCAAGTCGGGTGAACTTGTAGCCGATGCCGGTACAACGTTTCTGGTTGAGGGCGCCAACAGCGCTCATCTGTTCACGGTTCTGTCAGGGTGGGCGTTCCGCTATAAAACCCTTGAAGATGGCCGCAGGCAGATACTCAACTATGTGCTGCCCGGTGATCTTATTGGACTGCAAGGGTCCCTGATGAAAGAGATGCAGCACTCCATCGAGGCAATGTCGCCAGTCATTCTCTGTGTATTCCAACGCGATAAATTGCCTAATCTTTTTCGCAATTTCCCCAGCCTTGCCTACGACATTACATGGCTGGCATCACGTGAAGAGCAGATGCTGGATGAAATTCTGCTGAGCGTCGGCCGGCGCTCTGCACTGGAGCGCGCGGCCTATCTGTTTGCTTTTATTTTCCAGCGGGCCAAATCGGTGGGCATGGTGAAGAACAACAAACTTTTTGTTCCGCTCAGACAACAGCACGTCGCCGATACGCTCGGCCTGTCGATTGTGCATACCAATAAAACACTGAAGAAACTCGCCGCTCGCGGTGCATTGCGCTGGGTTGATCGCGGGTGTGAAGTGCTTGATGAAGCAATGCTTCTGGATATATCGGGGTGGCAGGGTTTGCCGAAGGTTCAGAGACCCTTTATCTAA